In the genome of Paenibacillus sp. GP183, the window AAACATCTTTTTTATATACAAAGAGTATATCACATTTTCTATACGATTGTGAAAGAAATCTGTGGCAAAAAATAAAACTCAGCCTAATGCAGGCTGAGTCGATACGTATCTAAATATGTCCCATCTTGAAAATTGTAATAATCATAGAAGTATCGGGTACCTGTATCCAGCTTCTTTTTATAAAAAACTTCCCAAATATATTTGCCTTCAATCATACCAGGCATCACGCGGAGCAACTCAATACTCGGATCTTTCTTCAGTACCATAGTGCGCACTTGCTCCTCAGTAAATCCTTCTGCCGCCATTTCAGAATGAACGTCATTATCTGAAACCCACACGATCACCTTTTGGCCGATTTTATCTTCTCCGAAAATAATTTTCATAGGTTTGTCACCATAGAAAGCTTCAACCTTAGTAGCTTTTGCCAAAATAGACTTCTGATAGGCGGTTTCAACCGCGGAAGCTCCATCGGCCCAATGCTCATGCTGAACGTTCATATAGAAACGGCTGAGAAAAAAAATCAAAGTGACCAGGATGAAAATACCGATAACCGTTACTCTTCTCCAAGTCAAGTTGTTTCAGCTCCTAACCAATCAGTTTGTCAAAGCAAAGCTCGAATTCACGTTTGATTCGTTCCTCATCCAGAGTCAGGCATTCGCCTCCGCGGACAATCCATTGACCATCTACACACACATCAGTCACATCTTTGGCTGACGCCGAGTAAACAATATGTGAAACAAAATCCGTTTTGGGCAGAAAATGCGGTTGATCCAGATCAAGCGCGATAAAATCGGCTCTCATTCCAGGCTTTAGTTGCCCCAAATTCTCGAGCCAAAGAGACTCAGCTCCGGTAAGAGTTCCCATCTTCAAAGCTTCTTTGGCTGGGATCGCGAGCGGATCTCCGGTCGCACCTTTGTGAATTAGCGCAGCTAAGCGCATTTCTTCAAACATATCCAAATTGTTGTTGGATGCTGCCGAATCCGTACCTAGGGAAACCTTTACTCCAGCAAGCTGAAGATCCTGCACACGAGCGATCCCGCTCGCCAACTTAAGATTGCTGCCGGGATTATGAGATACATTCACTTTATGCGCAGCCAGAATAGCAATCTCATCGTCTGTCAAATGAACGCCGTGAGCTATCAGAGTCGGTCTGGTAAACACTCCACACTTTTCCAAATGCGCAGCTGGTCTTAAACCGTATTGCTGCTCATTAAAAAATACCTCACGCGACGTTTCGGACATATGCGTATGTATAGGTAAATTCAAATCATGCGCTGCCTGCACGAACCTTTCAATATAATCAGGCGGGCAAGTATATGGAGAATGCGGTGAAATCATGGTTGTAATTCGGCCATCTGCAGCACCATGCCATTCTTTGGCAAATTCCGTCGCTTCCTTCAGCTTGGCATCCTGAATATCCGGAGGACATATTCCAATGACTCCGCGACACAAGCTTCCCCGCATTCCGGATTGCTCCACGGCCTTGGCTACCTCATTCATATGATCATACATATCCACAAAAGTCGTTGTTCCGCCTTTAACCATTTCCAGAATCGACAGTAAGGTTGCCCACTTAACATCATTAGCCGAAAATTTGGCTTCCATCGGCCACATTTTTTCTTCTAGCCAAATTTGCAGCGCCAGATCGTCACCATAGCCGCGCAGCAAAGACATAGCCGCATGTCCATGTGTGTTAACCAAACCAGGCATATACAGCTTATTGCTGCCGTTCACTACGTCATCATATTGCTCAATCGGCTCGGGAATATGGTCGCCTAGATAGGCGATGCGATTACCCTCTATAACCATACAGCCTTTTATCAAAGGGGCTGTTTCATCTACCGTAACGAAAATACCGTTCGTAATTAAAGTTTTTTTCATGGTATGTATAGACCTCTCTCTGCGCGCGACTTGGCTCAAAATATCATCTTTTCCAATGTACAACTTCACGCCTGTAAAATCAAGAATTCCCTTATACATTACCAAAATGTTATGATATTTTTAAGATTGTGAGTTTTCTACATATTTTTGATTGTTTTTGAGTACAAATTTATGAATATTATGTAAAGTTTATTAAATACTCAGCAGATGCATGAAGATTAGTAAGTACTCTGCCGAACATTTTAAGGAGGCCGAAATGACCCCAATCTTTGCCAGAAAAGAAGAAACTGATTTTCTCCAATTGCTGATCCAAGCCGCAGAAATTGCGCTTGAATCCGCGCAAATGTTCCGGATTGCGATGATGGGAGAAAAGCCGCCAACAGCTTATGTGGAAACCATTAGGAATTTGGAGCACAAAGCCGATTCCATCACACATCAAATTTTCAAAGGTTTAAATAATAAAGGGTTCAAAACGCCTCTGGACAGCGAACATATCATGGAGCTGGCCTCTAAGCTGGATGATGTGACGGATGGGGTCGAAGCTGCAATTGCCCGGTTTGATTACTTGAATATTGACAGCTCTGATGATGTCATGAAAGAATTTTCGGCTGTCCTTGTGTCCTCATGCCAACATATTCTCGATGCATTCAAGCTGCTCTCCAAGAAAAAATATATGCAAATAACCGAGCATACAGTGATCATCAACAGCCTTGAAAATGAAGGTGACCGTTTGATGCGTGAAGGAATCCGACAAATTTTCCTGGCTAAAAGAGACCCTTACCAGGATTTTAACCTGAAAGAAATATATGAACGCTTGGAACAAACCACCGACGCCTGCGAAGACGTAGCCAATATTCTGGAAACTGTTGTTCTTCGTTACTCATGAGGATCAACAAGGGGGATAGATAGGCAACGACGGTATAAAGTTTGGGTTAAGGCGGCTAAAGGTGAGGTATGGGATGGTGGTAACAGTAGCTTGATTGTGATAAGACGTATTTTACGTCTACTAATGGAGATTTATAGGGTAACTTTCGGAATAAGACGTATCTTACGTCCTAATCGCACGAAATATTGAGAAGATTGGTAGAAAACTATGAATTAAGCCGTATTTTACACACTACTAATGTAGGACCATTTATTATCGGGTGATTTAGATGTATTTTACGCCTTTTTTTCGAAGCAAGAAATTGGAGCCTCTGCGAGAAGAGCCACATGCTATGAAAGCAAAAGTCTAACAAAAAAGGGCGTTCCATCTGCCATTTTCATGGCCTTTGGAATAGCCCTTTTGTATGTTTGCTGTTTCTCAGCGGACATTGCCGCCAGGTGTGCTGCTTGGCGCCGAACTGCTGGCGCTCACGCCCGATGGCACCGGTGTCGCCGAAGGCTTCGGTGAGGTCGAGGCTTTCGGCGTTGTTGACGCTGGCGGAGGCGACGCCACAGGCGTATTCGTCGGCGCCGCAGATGGCTTCGGTGTCGCCGACGGTGTCGCTAGCGGTGTAGCTGACGCCGCGGCGCCTAGTCCCGTACCGCTTCCTGCTCCCGCACCTGCTCCTGCGCCCCCCGCTCCTTCCCCGCTTCCCGTACCTGCGCCCGTTCCCGCACCGGCTCCCGTACTTGCGCCAGCTCCCGCACTAGCTCCAACCCCTCCGCCGTTGTCAGGCATCTGTGTCGGAGTCCCCGTAATCGGGCTGACGCTTGGTGACGGGCTTGCCGATCCTGTGTTGATCGGCGTCAGTACATCTTTAGATACCGTTGGCGCATCCTGCTTTGCAAAGGCCATCATCGTCGCGAGATATTCCGCTGATGGATTGATCCGCTTAATCTCGCCATCCGGCAATCGATACCCGTTGGGCATAGCGAAGGCAGTGGCTTGCTTATCCTTCACAACCTGGCTGATCACTTCCTTAAAGATCGCCGCCGGGTACTTGCCTCCGGTTGTTGTCAAATAATGATCCCGATTGGTATTTGTATAGCCCAGCCAAACTGCAGCCACCAGCTCCGGTGTATATCCGACGAACCATGCGTCCTTGGAACCGTCTATCTGGTTTACTTTCTTGTCCTTAAATTCCGCTGCATCGGGTAGCTGCGTCGTTCCGGTTTTACCGGCTACCGGCCAGTTCATATTCGCATTCATCCCAGTTCCTTGAGTTACAACCTTCTGCAGCATAGTCGTCATCGTGTAAGCGACGGATGGATCCAAAATCTTGCGATTTACCGGTGCTGCCTCTTTGATAGTCTTTCCGTTCCGTGTGACAATTTTTATAATGGCATATGCCTCGGACAGCTCACCGGAATTGGCGAACATGGTGTAGGCTTGAGCCATGATAAGCGGAGAAGTGCCTTCCTGCATTCCGTCAAGCGCCAAGCCGAAGGTACGGTCGCCTGAAGTCAAAGGAATCCCCGCCTGTTTGACCATATCCATTCCTTTAGTAATCCCAACTTCTTTCAACATGGCCACCGCGGGTACGTTGTAGGATTGAACCAATGCTTCCTCCATGGTTACCCAACCATGAAATTTATCTCCGTAATTGTTTGGCTTATATCCGTTAAAGTCCGTTTCTTCATCGTCGATCAAATCAGTCGGCTTAAAGCCCTGAATCAGGGCAGGTGCATAGGCGACTATCGGCTTAAGCGATGAACCGGGTTGACGCTTTAATTGCGTTGCCGCATTAAACCCGCGGAATATGCGATCTTTGCTCAATCCCCTGACTAATCCGCGAATAGCTCCCGTTTTCGCATCAAGGATGGCGATTGCGCTCTGAAGTCCACCCTTGTCCTCCGGAACCATTTTCGGATTGCTGTATACCGATTCAGCGGCATCCTGGACTTTCGGATCCAGATTTGTATAAATCTTGAGGCCGGAGGTAAGTACTTCCTGTTCACTTAATTTAAATTTATCGGTTGCTTCATGGATGACATGATCCACATAGGAAGGGTATTTATTCGTTTCAGCCAAAATCGATTTGTCGGCCAGACGTATGGGTTCAGCTGTAGCTTTATTGCGCTGATCTGCAGTAATGCGTCCCTGATCAGCCATCAGATTCAGCACCAGATTCCGGCGGTCTTTGGCTTTACCGGGATTATCAACCGGAGAATAGTTGTTTGGAGCCTTCGGTAATCCAGCCAACATTGCGGATTCAGCCAATGTAAGCTCGGAGGCGTCTTTGCCAAAATAGATCTGTGCAGCCCTCTGAATCCCATATGCTCCTTCGCCATAGTATATGTAATTCAAATACATTTCCAATATTTGTTTTTTGCTGTAGTTCTGCTCTATTTTTACGGCAGCAATGGCCTCATTGACTTTGCGGGAGAGTGACTGCTCAGAAGAATAAGCATAAGCTTGGCCAATTGCTGGGTGATGGTACTTCCCCCCTGCACCACCGTATGATTTCGCAGATTGGTGTATAAAGCACGGCCAAGACCTTGTAAATCCACACCTTTATGCTCATAAAAGCGTGAATCCTCTACGGAAACAATGGCGTCTACGAGCGATTTTGGAAACTTGTCATAG includes:
- a CDS encoding DUF5590 domain-containing protein, which codes for MTWRRVTVIGIFILVTLIFFLSRFYMNVQHEHWADGASAVETAYQKSILAKATKVEAFYGDKPMKIIFGEDKIGQKVIVWVSDNDVHSEMAAEGFTEEQVRTMVLKKDPSIELLRVMPGMIEGKYIWEVFYKKKLDTGTRYFYDYYNFQDGTYLDTYRLSLH
- a CDS encoding amidohydrolase — encoded protein: MKKTLITNGIFVTVDETAPLIKGCMVIEGNRIAYLGDHIPEPIEQYDDVVNGSNKLYMPGLVNTHGHAAMSLLRGYGDDLALQIWLEEKMWPMEAKFSANDVKWATLLSILEMVKGGTTTFVDMYDHMNEVAKAVEQSGMRGSLCRGVIGICPPDIQDAKLKEATEFAKEWHGAADGRITTMISPHSPYTCPPDYIERFVQAAHDLNLPIHTHMSETSREVFFNEQQYGLRPAAHLEKCGVFTRPTLIAHGVHLTDDEIAILAAHKVNVSHNPGSNLKLASGIARVQDLQLAGVKVSLGTDSAASNNNLDMFEEMRLAALIHKGATGDPLAIPAKEALKMGTLTGAESLWLENLGQLKPGMRADFIALDLDQPHFLPKTDFVSHIVYSASAKDVTDVCVDGQWIVRGGECLTLDEERIKREFELCFDKLIG
- a CDS encoding DUF47 family protein; amino-acid sequence: MTPIFARKEETDFLQLLIQAAEIALESAQMFRIAMMGEKPPTAYVETIRNLEHKADSITHQIFKGLNNKGFKTPLDSEHIMELASKLDDVTDGVEAAIARFDYLNIDSSDDVMKEFSAVLVSSCQHILDAFKLLSKKKYMQITEHTVIINSLENEGDRLMREGIRQIFLAKRDPYQDFNLKEIYERLEQTTDACEDVANILETVVLRYS
- a CDS encoding penicillin-binding transpeptidase domain-containing protein, producing MADQGRITADQRNKATAEPIRLADKSILAETNKYPSYVDHVIHEATDKFKLSEQEVLTSGLKIYTNLDPKVQDAAESVYSNPKMVPEDKGGLQSAIAILDAKTGAIRGLVRGLSKDRIFRGFNAATQLKRQPGSSLKPIVAYAPALIQGFKPTDLIDDEETDFNGYKPNNYGDKFHGWVTMEEALVQSYNVPAVAMLKEVGITKGMDMVKQAGIPLTSGDRTFGLALDGMQEGTSPLIMAQAYTMFANSGELSEAYAIIKIVTRNGKTIKEAAPVNRKILDPSVAYTMTTMLQKVVTQGTGMNANMNWPVAGKTGTTQLPDAAEFKDKKVNQIDGSKDAWFVGYTPELVAAVWLGYTNTNRDHYLTTTGGKYPAAIFKEVISQVVKDKQATAFAMPNGYRLPDGEIKRINPSAEYLATMMAFAKQDAPTVSKDVLTPINTGSASPSPSVSPITGTPTQMPDNGGGVGASAGAGASTGAGAGTGAGTGSGEGAGGAGAGAGAGSGTGLGAAASATPLATPSATPKPSAAPTNTPVASPPPASTTPKASTSPKPSATPVPSGVSASSSAPSSTPGGNVR